From the genome of Virgibacillus proomii, one region includes:
- the sppA gene encoding signal peptide peptidase SppA, with protein sequence MNTKRWFAIIIATVLLVVSIGFQFVSSFATANFSDMFTLMDQKYEEEIIQEGMGDKIAVLYLDGVIQDTAPSTLVNTTSYNHKQFLEMLNEAGEDESVDGIILRINTPGGGVVESDEIHDKIEEIQKEKEKPIYVSMGNTAASGGYYISAPADKVIAHPATLTGSIGVIMEGYDLSELTDKWGIDFNTIKSGKHKDIMSFSRKMTNEEREILQTMVNDMYNDFVKVIVDGRGMSESKVKELGDGRVYTGSQAKKNGLVDELGSLDDTIAYMTKDYQLDDVQVVKYNEPMGFREYLGISLGSLFTKEKELFNVMDVIRESNAPRAMYLYSN encoded by the coding sequence GTGAATACAAAACGCTGGTTTGCAATCATTATTGCTACAGTATTATTAGTTGTATCAATTGGATTTCAGTTTGTCAGCAGTTTTGCGACTGCTAATTTTTCAGACATGTTTACTTTAATGGATCAGAAGTATGAAGAAGAGATCATACAAGAAGGAATGGGAGATAAGATTGCTGTTCTGTATCTAGATGGAGTTATTCAAGATACAGCACCTAGTACATTAGTTAATACAACTTCTTATAATCATAAACAGTTTCTGGAAATGCTTAATGAAGCTGGGGAGGATGAGTCAGTTGACGGTATTATTCTTAGAATCAATACACCCGGCGGTGGAGTGGTAGAAAGTGACGAAATTCATGACAAAATAGAAGAAATCCAGAAAGAGAAAGAAAAACCAATTTATGTTTCTATGGGAAATACTGCTGCTTCAGGGGGATATTACATATCTGCGCCAGCTGATAAAGTAATAGCTCATCCAGCAACGTTAACCGGGTCTATTGGTGTTATTATGGAAGGATATGACCTTTCTGAATTAACCGATAAATGGGGTATTGATTTCAATACGATAAAAAGTGGTAAACATAAAGATATTATGTCATTTTCACGAAAGATGACCAATGAAGAAAGAGAAATCTTACAAACAATGGTCAATGATATGTACAATGATTTTGTGAAGGTTATCGTTGATGGAAGGGGAATGTCAGAATCCAAGGTTAAAGAGTTGGGAGATGGCCGTGTTTATACTGGTAGCCAGGCAAAGAAAAATGGATTAGTCGATGAGCTGGGTTCATTAGATGATACGATTGCGTATATGACGAAAGATTATCAGCTTGATGATGTTCAAGTAGTTAAATATAATGAACCAATGGGCTTTAGAGAGTATTTAGGCATATCTTTAGGTTCGTTATTTACAAAAGAAAAAGAACTTTTTAACGTCATGGATGTAATTAGGGAGTCTAACGCTCCTCGTGCCATGTACCTATATTCCAATTAA
- a CDS encoding four-helix bundle copper-binding protein, with translation MAHEQHRELIQALHECMTACNHCYDACLEEKELHKMANCIRLDRECAEICSYVEQAITRGTPFLSELTAICATICEACGAECKKHDHDHCQQCAEACFKCAKICRAA, from the coding sequence ATGGCACATGAACAACATAGGGAGCTTATTCAAGCATTGCATGAATGTATGACTGCTTGTAACCATTGTTACGATGCCTGCCTTGAAGAGAAAGAATTACACAAGATGGCTAATTGCATTCGCTTGGATAGAGAGTGTGCGGAAATTTGCAGTTATGTGGAACAGGCAATTACTAGAGGGACTCCATTTCTTTCCGAGTTAACCGCTATTTGTGCGACTATTTGTGAAGCCTGCGGAGCAGAGTGTAAAAAGCATGATCATGACCATTGTCAACAATGCGCAGAGGCTTGCTTTAAGTGTGCAAAAATTTGCCGAGCTGCTTAA
- a CDS encoding NUDIX hydrolase, translating into MSYQWLEWARRVQALAQAGLEFTKDEYDRERYEELWELSMEIMSSYSEYDMKQLTNLFQDEHGYPTPKMDVRGAVFKDGRILMVQERMDNKWSLPGGFCEVGLSPCENIVKEIYEESGYHTIPCKFLALMDMMKHPHPPQPYHYYKVFIQCEIVGGERSSGIETNDVAFFHENALPEISIKRNTKEQIKMLFEFYINPSKQAIVD; encoded by the coding sequence TTGAGTTATCAATGGCTTGAATGGGCTAGAAGAGTCCAGGCCTTAGCCCAGGCTGGTTTGGAATTTACCAAAGATGAGTATGATCGTGAACGTTATGAGGAGCTTTGGGAATTGAGTATGGAAATAATGTCATCCTACTCGGAGTATGATATGAAACAATTAACCAACCTATTTCAAGATGAACACGGATATCCAACACCAAAGATGGATGTACGAGGTGCTGTATTCAAAGATGGGCGTATATTAATGGTTCAAGAACGGATGGATAATAAATGGTCACTTCCAGGCGGTTTTTGTGAAGTTGGTTTATCTCCTTGTGAAAATATTGTAAAAGAGATATATGAGGAATCAGGTTATCACACCATTCCTTGTAAATTTCTCGCCCTTATGGATATGATGAAACATCCACATCCACCACAGCCTTATCATTATTATAAAGTGTTTATTCAATGTGAGATTGTGGGTGGTGAAAGAAGTAGTGGTATTGAAACGAATGATGTTGCATTTTTTCACGAGAATGCCCTTCCTGAAATATCCATAAAAAGAAATACAAAAGAGCAAATTAAGATGTTATTTGAGTTTTATATAAATCCTAGTAAACAAGCTATTGTCGATTAA
- a CDS encoding DUF5915 domain-containing protein translates to MPFITEDIHVKLTGNSVHLADFPNYNEAGIDDQLEQEMERVLQVVELARHARNLSKIKTKQPLASLTVIGDKEAVQFSRKYEWIIKDEINVKHVYLGSDLEDQVHYEVKLNFSTAGPKLGKRTGLVQKQLQQLSDESIVEMVKGDCKLTLPSGESLLLDEEDLIVKQVTKAGVEMAANQSYTALLDMVITKELEQEGLARELIRAVQLYRKELHLPVDKRVCITFDVSDPIKDVIKQFQDLLTTNLLISDLKFGETAVMKTVEIDGESIRLGID, encoded by the coding sequence ATTCCATTTATCACAGAGGATATTCATGTAAAGCTTACCGGTAACAGTGTTCATTTAGCTGATTTTCCTAACTATAATGAAGCGGGTATAGATGATCAGCTTGAGCAAGAAATGGAAAGGGTTCTTCAAGTTGTAGAACTTGCAAGGCATGCCCGCAATCTATCCAAAATCAAGACGAAACAGCCTTTAGCTTCACTGACTGTCATAGGAGATAAAGAGGCTGTGCAGTTTTCAAGAAAATATGAATGGATTATAAAAGATGAAATAAACGTTAAGCATGTGTATCTAGGAAGCGATCTTGAAGATCAAGTTCACTATGAAGTCAAATTGAACTTTTCTACAGCCGGGCCAAAATTAGGAAAACGGACAGGACTTGTGCAAAAACAGCTGCAACAGTTATCTGATGAATCTATAGTTGAAATGGTAAAAGGAGACTGTAAACTAACTTTACCTTCAGGAGAATCTCTGCTGCTTGATGAAGAAGATCTCATCGTGAAACAGGTTACGAAAGCAGGAGTAGAAATGGCTGCCAACCAATCTTATACGGCGCTCTTAGATATGGTCATAACGAAAGAGCTAGAGCAAGAAGGGCTAGCTCGCGAACTCATACGCGCTGTGCAGCTTTACCGAAAAGAGTTACATTTACCAGTTGATAAACGTGTATGTATTACTTTTGATGTAAGTGATCCCATAAAGGATGTCATTAAGCAATTTCAAGATTTACTAACAACTAATTTATTAATAAGTGATCTAAAATTTGGTGAAACAGCCGTAATGAAGACGGTTGAAATCGATGGGGAAAGTATACGTTTAGGGATCGATTAA
- the helD gene encoding RNA polymerase recycling motor HelD → MSQEQKDFQSEQRRVNDVLSQIQQKEAKLAAKAINLKDSVIHLRKTFWDDVTVNLDEPDDVIETEASIKQQAELLAQKETIHGGLSRELKTLKKLEDSPYFGRVDFKEDNQGEIDKLYIGVASLKDANEENFLIYDWRASISSLYYDYGLGQASYQTPEGKITGEISLKRQFIIRHGEIKAMFDTGLTIGDQLLQEALGTNASTKMKSIVATIQKEQNKIIRNEKSKLLLVQGAAGSGKTSAALQRIAYLMYRYRKMLKPENVMLFSPNPLFTSYINNVLPDLGEENVKQTTFLDFLQDKVGVGFSIESPFSQMEYLLTNKTSADYQIRLSSIEYKSSLMFKQLIDHYLDSLYTSGIQFKNIAFRKQVVITKEAIAEYFYSLEKHISLANRMELVAKWLIKELKQIQDGEIHKDWVREKIELLNKEAYVKAFYQSQKQGVDEEFILRKAVVAKMVANLTDRIKQYAFVNVRKTYQRLFTNWQQKDIPMPNGWKQIAEETWTDLQSNYLRWEDAAPYAYFKGKLLGDKVDRSVRYLVVDEAQDFSAFQFDYIKHLFPYTRMTLLGDSNQAIYVHMSKGNPLLSENEQDVERIVLTKSYRPTKQIVEFTMHFAPYTEAIEPFERNGNKPVLMQVEDENDITDVLIKSVRELFAEGYETIAIITKTLKESETFYQRLKDHITISQINEETYTFMKGLLIIPVYLAKGIEFDAVLIPDASAEHYPKEDQTLFYTACTRAMHELRLITSGQTNELIKQAPKATYNSIKV, encoded by the coding sequence ATGAGTCAAGAACAGAAAGATTTTCAATCCGAACAGCGGCGAGTTAATGATGTCTTATCACAAATCCAACAAAAAGAAGCAAAACTTGCAGCAAAAGCAATAAATTTAAAAGACAGCGTAATTCATTTACGAAAAACGTTTTGGGACGATGTGACAGTAAACTTAGATGAGCCAGATGATGTTATTGAAACAGAAGCAAGTATTAAACAACAAGCGGAGCTGCTAGCGCAAAAAGAAACGATCCATGGCGGTTTAAGCCGAGAGTTAAAAACGTTAAAAAAGCTAGAGGATAGTCCCTATTTTGGTCGGGTTGATTTCAAAGAAGATAATCAAGGGGAAATTGACAAGCTATATATAGGAGTTGCTTCATTAAAAGATGCAAATGAAGAAAATTTCCTCATTTATGATTGGCGAGCCTCGATATCCAGCCTTTATTATGATTATGGATTAGGTCAAGCCAGCTATCAAACTCCAGAAGGAAAAATCACGGGTGAGATTTCCTTGAAGCGGCAATTTATTATTCGTCATGGTGAAATTAAAGCGATGTTTGATACAGGCTTAACGATAGGTGATCAATTATTGCAAGAGGCTTTAGGGACAAATGCGAGCACAAAAATGAAAAGTATCGTAGCGACTATTCAAAAGGAGCAAAATAAAATAATTCGTAATGAAAAGAGTAAGTTGTTACTAGTGCAAGGTGCAGCTGGCAGTGGAAAAACATCTGCGGCATTGCAACGAATCGCTTATCTGATGTATCGTTATCGAAAAATGCTCAAGCCGGAAAATGTGATGTTATTTTCCCCTAATCCTTTATTTACCAGCTATATTAATAATGTTTTACCAGATCTTGGTGAAGAAAATGTAAAACAGACTACTTTTTTAGATTTTTTACAAGATAAAGTAGGAGTTGGCTTTTCTATTGAATCGCCGTTTTCGCAAATGGAATATTTGTTGACAAACAAAACATCTGCCGATTATCAAATTCGTTTAAGCAGTATCGAATATAAATCATCACTTATGTTTAAACAGCTTATCGATCATTATCTAGATTCTTTATATACATCGGGAATTCAGTTTAAAAATATTGCATTTCGTAAGCAAGTAGTGATCACTAAAGAAGCAATCGCGGAATACTTCTATTCATTGGAGAAACATATCTCGCTTGCTAATCGTATGGAGTTAGTAGCGAAATGGTTGATCAAAGAACTGAAGCAAATTCAGGATGGAGAAATTCATAAAGACTGGGTAAGGGAAAAAATTGAATTACTGAATAAAGAGGCATATGTAAAGGCGTTTTATCAATCTCAAAAACAAGGTGTAGATGAAGAGTTTATTCTACGTAAGGCAGTAGTAGCTAAAATGGTTGCAAACTTAACGGATCGTATTAAACAATATGCATTTGTAAATGTACGAAAGACGTATCAGCGACTATTTACAAATTGGCAGCAGAAAGATATACCTATGCCGAATGGTTGGAAGCAAATTGCTGAAGAAACATGGACTGATTTACAGTCTAATTATTTACGTTGGGAAGATGCAGCACCATACGCTTACTTTAAAGGTAAGTTACTAGGTGATAAAGTGGATCGCTCTGTACGTTATCTTGTTGTAGACGAAGCACAGGATTTTTCCGCTTTTCAGTTTGACTATATAAAGCACTTATTTCCGTATACCAGGATGACTTTATTAGGGGATAGTAATCAAGCTATTTATGTTCATATGTCTAAGGGGAATCCGTTGTTGTCAGAAAATGAACAGGATGTGGAACGAATTGTTTTAACAAAAAGTTATCGCCCTACAAAGCAAATTGTCGAGTTTACCATGCATTTTGCTCCCTATACGGAAGCTATAGAACCATTTGAGCGTAATGGTAATAAGCCTGTACTGATGCAGGTAGAGGATGAAAATGATATAACGGATGTCCTTATCAAAAGTGTACGAGAGCTGTTTGCAGAAGGGTATGAGACAATAGCCATCATAACAAAAACGCTTAAGGAAAGTGAAACATTCTATCAACGATTAAAAGACCACATCACAATTAGTCAAATCAATGAAGAAACGTACACGTTCATGAAAGGACTATTAATTATACCCGTATATTTAGCAAAAGGGATTGAATTTGATGCTGTGTTGATTCCGGATGCTTCAGCTGAGCATTATCCAAAAGAAGATCAGACTTTATTTTATACAGCCTGTACGCGGGCCATGCATGAACTTCGTCTAATTACTTCCGGTCAAACGAATGAGCTTATCAAACAAGCTCCGAAAGCAACCTATAATTCCATAAAAGTATAG
- a CDS encoding response regulator transcription factor, protein MNKVLLIDDEQRMLDLLALYLQPYNYDCVKIKKAEEALYYLEKDNFDIVLLDIMMPNIDGWELCKRIREFSDVPIIMITARDQQDDIVKGLRLGADDYITKPFDERELLARIEALIRRTVPKKTIEINGLCWNEDKFELTYNDQIIKLTPKEFLMIGQLMKQPTIVYTREQLIELIWGFNSETEGRTIDSHIRNMREKVRQAGFPIDDYLVTVWGIGYKWVIPHE, encoded by the coding sequence ATGAATAAAGTATTATTAATTGATGATGAACAGCGTATGTTAGATTTATTAGCATTATATTTGCAACCGTACAATTATGATTGCGTAAAAATAAAAAAAGCAGAAGAAGCGCTTTATTATTTGGAAAAGGATAATTTTGATATTGTTTTACTTGATATAATGATGCCAAATATCGATGGGTGGGAGTTATGTAAGCGTATAAGGGAATTCTCTGATGTGCCGATTATTATGATAACTGCGAGAGATCAACAAGATGATATTGTTAAGGGATTACGTCTTGGTGCAGATGACTATATTACCAAGCCGTTTGATGAACGGGAGTTATTGGCCAGGATAGAAGCATTGATTAGGAGAACGGTGCCTAAGAAAACTATTGAGATAAATGGTTTATGTTGGAATGAGGATAAATTTGAGCTTACGTATAATGACCAAATAATTAAATTAACACCAAAGGAATTCCTCATGATTGGTCAATTAATGAAGCAACCGACAATTGTGTATACAAGAGAGCAGCTTATTGAGTTGATTTGGGGATTCAATTCTGAAACAGAAGGAAGAACAATCGATTCACATATTAGAAATATGCGAGAAAAAGTAAGGCAAGCTGGTTTTCCAATCGATGATTATTTAGTAACGGTTTGGGGGATTGGCTATAAATGGGTAATTCCCCATGAATGA
- a CDS encoding heavy metal translocating P-type ATPase produces MKHEEHGNHHQHHEHSDHNHNHEEHKHYDHRHSGHSHGHHGGHDHGDMVNDFKKRFFISLIITVLILALSPMIQGFLGVEWRFPYDQYILFALSTFIFFYGGWPFLTGAISELKERNPGMMTLIGLAILVAYSYSSLTVFGWEGKDFFWELATLIDIMLLGHWVEMRSVMGASNALEQLVKLMPNEAHKLDENGNIHDVPLSELKSRDRVLVKPGEKIPVDGSIIDGKSAVDESLLTGESVPIEKAEDDSVIGGSVNKEGSLTIQVEKTGEESFLSQVITMVKEAQESRSKTQDLTNRAAKWLFYIALLSGFVTLVIWLSLGEPFDVAMERMVTVMVIACPHALGLAAPLVIAVSTSISAKKGLLIRNRANFESARNLNAVVFDKTGTLTKGEFGVTDIIPMNEKSEEEVLSYAASIEQNSEHPIATGIVQRAKDREVTIHKVTDFQSITGKGIQGKADGKVVNVVSPKYVNDQQLDYDQQLFSEMSEQGKTVVFVLVDEELIGMIALADMVRDTAKEAIVALKEQDIHPIMLTGDNRKVANWVAKQLGIDEVYAEVLPDDKANQVKEIKEKGWKVAMTGDGVNDAPALATADLGIAIGAGTDVAMETADVVLVKSNPKDVVALMELSRKTYRKMVQNLWWAAGYNIFAIPLAAGVLAPIGIVLSPAVGAILMSLSTVIVAINAKLLKA; encoded by the coding sequence ATGAAGCATGAAGAACATGGCAATCATCATCAACATCATGAGCATAGCGATCATAATCACAACCATGAAGAGCATAAGCACTATGATCATCGACATTCCGGACATTCACATGGCCATCATGGAGGGCATGATCATGGAGATATGGTAAATGATTTTAAAAAACGATTTTTTATATCTTTAATTATTACGGTTCTAATCCTTGCTTTATCCCCAATGATTCAAGGCTTTCTTGGAGTTGAATGGAGATTTCCTTACGACCAATATATTCTCTTTGCCTTATCTACGTTTATATTTTTCTATGGTGGTTGGCCATTTCTGACGGGAGCAATTAGTGAATTAAAAGAGCGAAACCCTGGAATGATGACGTTAATTGGCTTAGCAATTTTAGTTGCTTACAGTTACAGTTCTCTTACTGTATTTGGCTGGGAAGGGAAAGACTTCTTCTGGGAGCTAGCAACGCTAATTGATATTATGCTGCTTGGGCATTGGGTGGAAATGCGTTCCGTAATGGGCGCTTCAAATGCATTAGAACAGCTTGTTAAATTAATGCCAAATGAAGCGCATAAATTAGATGAAAATGGAAATATACACGATGTTCCTTTATCTGAATTAAAGAGTCGGGATCGAGTATTAGTAAAACCTGGAGAAAAAATACCAGTTGACGGTTCGATTATTGATGGTAAATCTGCAGTAGACGAATCGTTACTTACTGGTGAATCTGTCCCGATCGAAAAAGCTGAAGATGATTCTGTAATTGGTGGTTCCGTTAATAAAGAAGGTTCCCTTACGATACAAGTAGAAAAAACAGGAGAGGAATCATTTCTATCTCAAGTGATAACGATGGTAAAAGAAGCCCAGGAATCACGATCGAAAACACAAGATTTAACAAATAGGGCAGCAAAATGGTTATTCTATATTGCTTTACTTTCCGGTTTTGTTACATTAGTCATTTGGTTATCACTTGGAGAACCTTTTGATGTTGCTATGGAACGAATGGTTACGGTCATGGTTATTGCATGTCCACATGCGTTAGGGTTAGCAGCACCACTAGTTATAGCGGTTTCTACATCTATTTCCGCTAAAAAAGGTTTATTAATCCGAAATCGCGCTAACTTTGAAAGTGCAAGGAATTTAAATGCGGTAGTATTTGATAAAACAGGAACGCTGACGAAAGGTGAATTTGGCGTAACTGATATTATTCCAATGAACGAGAAGAGTGAAGAAGAAGTACTTTCGTATGCAGCAAGCATTGAACAAAATTCGGAGCATCCAATAGCCACTGGAATCGTTCAACGTGCAAAGGATAGAGAAGTAACCATCCATAAGGTTACAGATTTTCAGTCTATTACAGGAAAAGGCATTCAAGGAAAAGCGGATGGAAAAGTGGTAAATGTCGTTAGTCCCAAGTATGTAAATGATCAGCAGTTAGACTATGATCAACAACTGTTTAGTGAGATGTCGGAACAGGGGAAGACAGTTGTGTTTGTACTTGTTGATGAAGAGCTGATCGGGATGATTGCTTTAGCGGACATGGTTCGAGATACAGCAAAAGAAGCTATTGTAGCACTGAAAGAGCAAGATATTCACCCGATTATGCTTACTGGAGATAATCGCAAAGTAGCGAATTGGGTTGCAAAACAACTTGGCATTGATGAAGTATATGCAGAAGTTTTACCAGATGATAAAGCAAATCAAGTAAAAGAGATTAAAGAAAAAGGTTGGAAAGTAGCGATGACTGGAGATGGTGTTAATGACGCACCAGCACTTGCCACGGCAGATTTAGGAATTGCCATTGGTGCAGGGACAGACGTAGCTATGGAAACAGCTGATGTCGTACTCGTGAAAAGCAACCCTAAAGATGTTGTAGCACTAATGGAGCTATCAAGAAAGACTTATCGCAAAATGGTTCAAAACCTTTGGTGGGCAGCAGGATACAATATATTCGCAATTCCACTTGCTGCTGGCGTATTAGCACCAATTGGGATTGTACTCAGTCCAGCAGTAGGTGCTATTTTGATGAGTTTAAGTACAGTAATTGTCGCAATTAATGCGAAGTTGCTGAAAGCTTAG
- the pdxK gene encoding pyridoxine/pyridoxal/pyridoxamine kinase has translation MTMKKTLTLAGSDSSGGAGIQADLKTFQEHDVYGMTALTSIVTMDPNGWGHCVSPIDVTIVEKQLDTILSVGVDAMKTGMLGSVDIIELGAKKISDYNIRNYVLDPVMVCKGEDDVLQPENTDAMRELLLPHTIITTPNLFEAGQLAQTGRIKTMEEMKTAAVKIHELGAKNVVIKGGTAFDHEKAVDLFYDGQEFILLKKEKIQTTYNHGAGCTFAAAITANLALGNSVKESVIAAKEFVTAAIKHGWKLNKYVGPVRHGAYTKLID, from the coding sequence ATGACAATGAAGAAAACCTTAACTCTAGCAGGTTCTGATTCCAGTGGTGGCGCTGGTATTCAAGCGGATCTAAAAACATTTCAGGAACACGATGTTTACGGCATGACAGCTCTAACCTCTATCGTTACAATGGACCCCAATGGTTGGGGGCATTGTGTTTCTCCTATAGATGTAACGATTGTTGAAAAACAATTAGATACTATTCTATCTGTTGGTGTTGATGCGATGAAGACAGGAATGCTTGGTTCTGTTGATATTATTGAATTAGGAGCTAAGAAAATTTCCGATTATAACATAAGAAATTATGTACTAGATCCGGTAATGGTATGTAAGGGTGAAGATGATGTGCTGCAGCCGGAGAATACGGATGCAATGCGTGAACTGCTGCTTCCTCATACAATCATTACAACTCCAAACCTGTTCGAAGCTGGACAATTAGCACAAACAGGTCGGATCAAGACGATGGAAGAAATGAAAACAGCTGCTGTAAAAATTCATGAGTTAGGCGCAAAAAATGTTGTTATCAAAGGTGGAACTGCTTTTGACCATGAAAAAGCTGTTGATCTTTTTTATGATGGACAAGAATTTATCCTATTAAAAAAGGAAAAAATCCAGACAACCTATAATCACGGTGCCGGTTGTACATTTGCTGCAGCAATTACGGCTAATCTCGCATTGGGAAACTCTGTAAAAGAATCCGTTATTGCCGCCAAAGAGTTTGTAACTGCAGCCATTAAACATGGATGGAAGCTGAATAAATATGTAGGTCCAGTTCGACACGGTGCTTACACTAAATTAATTGATTAA
- a CDS encoding YdhK family protein produces the protein MKKKWFIGLVSIISAITLAACGTNQDEGTNNNENGKATNQQEETNTEKEKNSKEESEMEHSSSGEVPENLKEAENPKYEVGSKAIIEADHMEGMKGAEATIKGAYDTIVYMVTYTPTDGGEKVENHKWVIHEELADVGDEPLTPGDEATIKASHMKGMDGAKATIDEAKQTTVYMVDYKSTTTGEEVKNHKWVTEDELSPVEE, from the coding sequence ATGAAGAAAAAATGGTTTATCGGATTGGTCTCCATTATCTCAGCAATAACATTAGCCGCTTGTGGAACTAATCAGGATGAAGGAACAAACAATAACGAAAATGGCAAGGCAACAAATCAACAAGAGGAAACGAACACGGAGAAAGAAAAAAATTCTAAAGAAGAAAGTGAAATGGAGCATTCTAGTTCTGGTGAAGTACCAGAAAACTTAAAAGAAGCTGAAAATCCAAAATATGAGGTTGGAAGTAAGGCAATTATTGAAGCTGATCATATGGAAGGGATGAAAGGAGCAGAAGCAACTATTAAAGGCGCCTATGATACGATTGTCTATATGGTGACTTATACACCAACAGACGGAGGTGAAAAAGTGGAGAACCATAAATGGGTCATCCACGAAGAACTAGCTGACGTAGGAGATGAGCCTTTGACACCAGGTGATGAAGCAACCATTAAAGCCTCTCATATGAAAGGAATGGATGGTGCCAAAGCTACTATTGACGAAGCTAAACAAACTACTGTTTATATGGTTGATTATAAATCTACAACAACAGGTGAAGAAGTTAAAAATCATAAATGGGTAACAGAAGACGAACTATCGCCTGTAGAGGAATAA
- a CDS encoding sensor histidine kinase: protein MFNRLSLKMGALFFVFILIIGGLLYFILYINLANERINEIINNLLARGNTHSDVLEDHFDETTMNHVGLMESASDFVVIITDVKGDILVQSNPLEKEMETVIKRTDYNQIPPEGVVIEDNWKEKQYIATDSPITIDGEHRGHVFMFANSKQVRSILDQLSNHFKFIGFITVGITIITIFILSRFITSPVVKMKRATEQLSIGNNQVELHTERNDELGELAKSIQSLSNDLDRLKNERKEFLASISHELRTPLTYIKGYADIIHRRSLSEQELIEYIEIIREETEQLSKLIKHLFELAKMDQYSFVINRELVTLKTLIASIIDLIQPVIQQKNISVSLQCPYYIKAFVDPHRFQQVILNILDNAVKHSPKGSVITIEVREQREFITITVLDHGEGIPKQDLPFVFDRLYRVDKSRSRKSGGSGLGLAIAREIVESHGGSMRINSKFGEGTDVLIQLPIISKKI, encoded by the coding sequence ATGTTTAATCGACTATCGTTAAAAATGGGAGCACTTTTTTTTGTATTTATTTTAATTATAGGTGGGCTGCTTTATTTTATTCTTTATATTAATTTAGCGAATGAACGAATAAACGAAATCATCAACAATCTATTAGCGAGAGGAAATACACATAGTGATGTATTAGAGGATCATTTTGATGAAACGACGATGAACCATGTGGGTCTAATGGAGTCTGCTTCTGATTTTGTCGTAATTATTACAGACGTAAAAGGAGATATACTTGTTCAATCCAATCCGCTAGAGAAAGAAATGGAAACAGTGATTAAACGAACGGATTATAATCAGATTCCTCCTGAGGGAGTCGTAATAGAAGATAACTGGAAAGAAAAGCAATATATTGCGACAGATAGTCCAATAACGATAGATGGTGAACATCGTGGTCATGTATTTATGTTTGCAAACTCGAAGCAGGTAAGAAGTATATTGGATCAGCTAAGTAATCATTTTAAATTTATCGGATTTATAACGGTTGGCATAACAATTATTACAATATTTATTTTGTCTCGTTTTATTACCTCACCGGTAGTGAAAATGAAACGAGCAACAGAGCAGTTAAGTATAGGAAACAACCAAGTAGAATTGCATACAGAACGAAATGATGAACTTGGAGAGTTGGCAAAATCGATTCAGTCATTATCCAATGACTTGGATCGGTTAAAAAATGAACGAAAAGAATTTTTAGCAAGTATTTCCCATGAATTACGTACACCGTTGACCTATATTAAAGGTTATGCAGATATCATCCATCGTCGATCCTTATCAGAGCAAGAGTTAATAGAATATATCGAGATTATTCGGGAAGAAACCGAACAATTATCAAAATTAATCAAACATTTATTTGAATTGGCAAAGATGGACCAGTATTCCTTTGTCATCAATCGAGAATTAGTTACGTTAAAGACACTTATTGCATCTATTATCGATTTAATACAACCTGTGATTCAACAAAAAAATATTAGCGTATCTTTACAATGTCCCTATTATATAAAGGCATTTGTTGATCCGCATCGTTTCCAACAGGTTATCTTAAATATTTTGGATAATGCAGTAAAACATTCTCCAAAGGGCTCTGTCATTACTATAGAGGTCAGAGAACAAAGAGAATTTATTACCATTACCGTTTTGGATCATGGTGAAGGTATACCGAAACAGGACCTGCCTTTTGTGTTTGACCGTTTGTATAGAGTAGATAAATCAAGATCAAGAAAAAGCGGTGGGAGTGGACTTGGTCTAGCCATAGCTAGAGAAATTGTGGAATCCCATGGAGGTTCCATGAGGATCAACAGTAAATTCGGTGAAGGAACGGATGTGCTTATTCAATTACCGATAATATCAAAAAAAATATAA